A window of Magnolia sinica isolate HGM2019 chromosome 13, MsV1, whole genome shotgun sequence genomic DNA:
GATGGggtccatctgatgaatggattcgcctgatttttttaaaacagcGTTCTTCAAGTTTGGTCGTACGTCTTCAACGGCTCGGATATCATATTTGGGTGTATTCGCTCGATGGGTGACAGatgtgtggtccattgagatggACGTAAACGGTCGTTACATCCTGACGACATCCCACCGTTGAAAAGGGTGGCCCCACCAAGAGGATCAGAAGGCCAATGTACACATCTGGTGGGCTGCATCCGTACACTGAGTCAGACCGTTGCTGTTGGTTGATTCATACCTCACGGCCTGCCTGCCCGCCTGTTGTTCTAACTGTTCTGATCTTTGTGCCAGCTGATCTtggtgatgggacccacattttaTATGGCTCAGATGTTGTAATCAAGAGACACGTTGGTTGCAAAGATGGGGCTGTATCCTAAGTTAGCATGCAAGCAGCTGTAGGTGATCAGCTGTAGAAGATTCAAAGGAAAGACTAGGTTATAGTTTGAAAATTGAAAGAACGATGTGAAACAGGGAACCCTTATGGTGATGTGGAAAGAGACAACAGTGACATGGCACATGATAAGGTCGTTGATCTTGACTTTGACTCATGCGGACACAAAAGAAAAGGGAGTAGGATATCAGCGGATTCCAATCCTTTTACGGTGGTGTGAAGACTCCATGCCacatgtatgtgttttgttcatGTTGACCcgtaattttattgcatgagccagaaaatgagatagatctaaagctttcgagtatattatattaaaagaaattataaaaaaaaaaattacctcTATTATTATAATCTTCTCAAGCCATGCAATGACCTTTATTTACTATCTAACATTTTCATAAAGGTCaaagagactttttttttttatattgtttttaacacacgcacacttaccctacacactcacaccttagtggaatttcaccacctatgggtattcgAACCCTTGACGGTGTTAAAACTTCTAAAAGTCTACTACCCTAGTAAGAGTAAGGACCATAAGGTTACAGAGACTTGAATGAACCAAAgatgcaaatatcaacttgatctaaggCTTTCTTAACTCTAAGTAGGCGCCTAATTCTTACTTATTTTTAGCGTGATCTACTCAAGTTTtagatatattttaatttttatctcctaatttttaatgaaatgaaaaaaattagaaaaatatgcATACTACATGTATATTGAGGTGGGGTCGAAAAAGTCTTCCTACTATGGTGGAGAGTTGTGAGGGCGCACCTCAAAATCCACATCCCGTTAGAATTAGCTAGGGTGTAGCTAGTAATGTGTTATATGTGCATGACATCCTATCCATCAAAAGATTTGTGCCACATTAAAGATCACTTAGCTTGATAATcaagccaatccactcatcaggtgggctatacaTGTTCTTTAGATAAGATCTATGGTTGTTTATTGTTCTCCATGGTGTAGCCCATGTATTGAATGGACCAGCCTAATTTTTACACCAGTTATTCTTCATGGTGGGACCGGTcttttggacggcttggatgttgtGCACCTACAACACCTTGCTATTTACATCCTATCTGTATGTTAATTTTATAGTCCAACTGTTGCCAACCGTATAGACTGTCACATGTGCAGGAAATCCGACTGTCGAAAAAGATAACCTCATCcagaacggaagcggattgcgtactcagtacgcttagcgtactaagtaaactctgtggggtccaccttgatttgcatattttatctactccgtccatccactttaacAGATAATTCtatagcttgatcccaaaaatgagatatatccaaatctcaagtggacctcaccaccggaaatagtgtgaattgaaattctaccgttgaaaatttcttgggcccagagaagatttggatcaagctgatatttgttttttttaccttcatctatctctgtgtaatcttatgaacaggttggatgacaaataaaaatcactgtgggccctagcaaggtttcaacggtggaagtcattattctcattgtgtcttatagtgtggtccatttgagctttgggaATACTTTTATTTTAAGCTCAATCACTAAAATTATCtccaaaaacagatggacggcctggataacccacatacattcatagtaggcccagctgagtttactcagtacgataaaagcgtactgagtaactcagtacgcaatcctatttcatCCAGAACGAAAATCAGTCCCATCACCGGCCATCCATTGTCTTTTACGGCGTGGCCTTCAGCCTCCCTATAATAGGCTAGGAATGATTTCAGGGCCAGATGATTTTCATGATGTTTTCCACTTTTTACATGGTTAGGATGATTTCAGTTGCACGAGCGGGGCCATGCCCTGGGTCCCACGTGCCATGTTTAAAATTAATAAATCCGCGtcattcaaattaaactgaccaaagtatttatttattttttaattatcattCCTCTCTCTATAAATTTGCTTGGAAGATGGTACTGTGAGGTGGACTTCAGGGGAGTTTTACCATGATGTTAAGCTCCGTGGACTACACCGTAATATGTATTGGACTTCCATATTGTGCATTTGGTGGGTTCCTTCTTAGTAGTgtgatatttcaaaaatcagtcaTTTTCAGAACTCACGCAGGTCACACCATCTGAAATAGCGTGAAATCGTGCtgaaaacatctaaaagcacttgttaGAGTCTACCCGAGTTTTGGATTTGAGTCTTcatccatccaagtgggacacacacaatggatgggctggatttctaAACTACATCTCAATGGCCCTGTAAATGGTCATGAGGATTTCAATGGGGTGGATATTCACTCTCAGCTGttgtttatggtgtggcccacattagccatgtatttgcctgatttttaagcctgttGCCTATCATGGACGgatgcatttgattgatggggtggataTCCGTCATGCATGAcgttggggtccacagagctcgaccttatgggaagcttcccatgacatcaggctctgtgggccccaccataaatcAGAGAAGTGGTTCAAATATCCAGCCCATTCAAATTGTGTattgacttggatgaagggtcagaccaaATTTTAGCCATGTCCAAAAAACACAGGTGGGCTCTACAAAGTGATTTTAAATGTTTTATGCATGATTTCACACTGTTTCAGAAGGAATGGCCCTCTTGAATTCCGaatacagctgatttttaggatatccaacAAAACACCCACCAAATGCAGATCATGAATGtctaacacatatcatggtgggcccatagagcttgaCCATCAGAAGCCATTCAACTTGGGCCATCTTTCAATGACCAAAACGGTTACATGACTGTTTTTACTTGAATAGAAAAAGCTCTCTATACATTGTTTCCAATAGTGCGGTCCACCTGACCAATGGATGGCCCTGATTTTAGGGCCATGACTCTGACACGAGAAGATGCACCTACGGTGGCAACCCTTCTAATATGAAATAACTCTTCTCTGTAGTATTTATTGACATTACTTAATCCTTAAAATAGTCATTTGAGTGTTTCTCTATACCAAtgacttaagggcctgtttggccaggtgcATTAAGTGGTATTAGATGAGATGGTATTCATAATCTCATCTAATATAACTGGTTGACATGTTTGGAATGGAGGATGAAAATCATTTTGAGATTGGTGCCCAAACACAATGGTTATGGGTGGGATTTTGCCATCCCTCGTTGATTCTCCGAATCCCACCTCTACGAGTTGTAAGGGAAGGGGCCTCCACTCGTGGgtcccaacttgatgtgtatgtttcatccaagttgtccatctaatttttcatTCTGTTTTATCCttaaaacccaaaaatgaagtctatccttatcctaggtgggccatagaGACCGAAAAACTCCTACCTCACACTCGCATGCATAGAATTTTATAATAGGTTCCTACTTATGGGACCCATAATGAGGTAGCTATTAAATCCACATTATCCACCTCTTTAATTAGGTTATTTTGACCACtggaataaaaaatcaagctgatccaaccattagtggaccacactataggtgaCGGTGGGTTGGTAAGACCCACTCACGTCACTGCTCGCGGAGGTGGGGTGGGGTGTCCCACTCgtgaccccgccatgatgtatatgatatatccacactgtacaccggtttctctatatcattttaggccatgggccaaaaaatgaggcagatttaagttTCAAATGGCCACACAGAGGGAAATAAACTCttgctgttgaaacctttcaaggcTCTCTGTGAGTtccctgatcatccaaaccagtcaAAGTTAGGATCCATAAGATCCGCTCGAGCTAACCTACTTAGTGAACGGGTCGAATTGTCCAAATGGAGCCCACCTCAATGGTGACACaaaaaaatatagaaatgatTTATACATTTGCAATCCCATGATTTATCTTTCCCAAATAGGATTTGGCTCCAATCCTGTTGGATAGAAGTTACTCTCATATCTTCCAAATATGCTATTAAAAAGCATGGGATACACTCAATCCaaagacaataccttacacatgcatttaatgctactttttcaattccatccagcttaatcccacctaatgcaggtggccaaataggccctaaaaatGTACTAGAGAACAGCCCTTGCTAGCAGGGCTTAGTAGTCTTATATCAGATACATTCATATATCTCGGTCCCAGCATGGAAATGAAACTGCACCCATTAGATATCCCTGTACATTAGGTGGGTCATTAAAATAACGGTAGAAAATGAAATTAACTGATTGTCAAAGAAAAATAGTGAACAGGATTGTCTCATAGATCTGATTTTTGAAGCATGAGTCATTTTTGTTAGGACCCAGCAGATGGATGGATCCGATTGATACTTCAACCTGCCACGTGTATGATCAGATTTCATGCGACTCCCACAAAATATTTATGTTGGTTGTAAGAAACTCATAAACGCAATACCCGCGTTCCACTAACTTTTCGGAGATTTCTACGATGCAATGAGTGGGAATCCAATAAATGACAgtcacggattggctactcccgtacaaatagccaatggctgatggtgggTGCTCCCTGGAACTCAAcacgatgtatgtgtctcatccatgccgtccatccattttaacagataattttatggtatgaacccaaaactgagataGATCAAtatcccaagtgggccacacagtgttgattgagctctcaccattaaaaacttcacggggctacaaaagttttggatccagctgatatttgtttttttgccttcatccatgtctatatgacctaatctacgggttggatatcaaataaacattacagtgggccctaataggATTTTaggggtagacgttcaatcagtgctgttttcccatggtgtggtccacatgagatttttaaTCTGCCCCCTTTTCTTTGAAAAAGTTATAATGacgtgtaaaaatggatggacggtgtggataaaacacagagatcatggtgggcccatatagcaccgaccactagccaaaccgAGTCCGGATTGGATTCCAGTTTGGACCTGGGTGGAACCATGGTCCagtgatcaagaccattggtCAGTTGGGCCTCACCAACGAAGCGCATGTGTAacatccgagccatccatcagcTGACGCCCGCAGCGTAGATGGGGTTACACAAAAGAAGGCCATTTCATCTATCTCATGGGCAACGGTATTCGGCATCTGCATGGCTTGggcaacctgatggacggcttggatgtcgcACCATCTCGTTGCACCGGTACCTGCTTAATGGTGCGAGGAGCTGGTTTAGACACGTGTGCTGGATTAGCCCGACCGCTTTGGTACACTCCTCGGAATTGCCAATGCAGGCGCAGAAAGTGGGAGCATCCGAGAAACcgaagaggtgggccccaccatgtggatGTCCCGGCTCAAAAAATCAGGTTGCCCCCTCTCATTTCAGTTGGGCGAGTGCTAAACCGTCCATCTCTTTCCCTGAACTGTGCCCCACCTGGGGAACGAACTGGCCTGATTTCTGGGCCAGGGCATCTAAGCAACCGTCCCCAGCCGTTAGACGGCAGGGATGCTGCACACGTAATCTGCGTTAGTACGTGTGAAGGAAATGCACACTAGTAACATACGATACACATACATACAGAAGCTGTAGAAAAGCTTCATTACAGCACTACAGTACTCCTCTATACATACATCAGGAGCCGTAGAAAAGCTCCATTAAAGCATTACAGTACTGCTCTTTCCTTTCTTACATGCAGTTTTTATGGAATCAAAAGATCCCAAGTCGTGATTTTTGGACATTTTTATCCCTTCTCTATTCAATACAACCCCACCAAGACCACAGAAGAAGAGGGGTATTTTGGGAAATAGAAAGATGTTTTTGATGAGAATACAAGGACCCAAGTGGGGATTTTTGGACATTTTACCCCCTTTCTCTAATTAATACAACCGCACCAAAGCCAGAGAAGGGGTATTTTGGGAAATAGGAAAGATGGTCAAGAGGCCCCTTTGAAGATGAGGAAATTGAGAGTCTCCAAACAGAAGTAGATGAAGGTTCCTTGAGTGTGTGTGAAGAAGCAACCGAAATTCGAGCCCACCACGCATTGCCAACCAGACCCATATTTTTTGTCGAATTCCTACACAGATTTTTGGCTACACGTGAGAAAAATTGCAAGAATGtatggttttttttctttttcaggagaTGATATTTCCACGCCCAATGAGTTGATGTTTCCACCCCAGCAGAGATTAGTTGGATGTAGGATTTTAGAAGTAATGGTCAAATAACGCTTGTGGGGTGTTGGGTGGACGTATCAATCTTTGGGGGGTGAGATGTCAGTTTTTGGGAATACCTTTTTGATGTGGGCAGCAATGCTTTTGCAATCGAGAACATCGTAGAGGTCGAGAGCTTGAGAGGCAGCGGTCATGGCTTGTAGCTGCATCTTCACTGGCATGTCTGTGTCTTGGACTAGAGCTTTCCCTTCCAacatctctctctcgctctctctctctctctcagataaATGAGCAAAACCCAGATGGGATTTTCACCTTTTCTATACTAAAAcacagaaatctctctctctgtctctctctctctctctattcagaTAAATGAGCAAAACCCAGATGGGATTTTGACTTTTTCTATCCGAAAACatacaaatctctctctctctcctctctctctctctctctctctcatatacacGTTTCAAGCGGCAATAATGCTGAGGATAAAGATGGTGAGGCAGAAAATAAATCTTGTATTTAATTAAATGGGAGAAGTCGTCCAGTGCTCTCAAGTGCACCATAAGTTATTGTGCGATTAGTTGCATAATAACAGGTACACAGTCCTATCTGTCGATCATGACCGTCCATTAGGGTTAATCACCAAATAATACTCCATCTCAAAAATTTCACACTTGATTGGACGATTCTAACCATCTGATGAATGTAAAATGGACTAACTGGGATTTGTGAAAACCCAAACAACTCTTACCATCCACCTGATGGGCCTCATGGCCGatcattggatgatcctaaccatcccattcaTGGCTTAAAAAATTGGATAGCAGTAACGAAAGAAGGCCAACTTTTTTATAGCTAGGATCATCTGCCTGGTTTGATGATGGTTGGGTATGACCCAACAGAGAGTCCAGATCGATTGGTTGTTGTCCAAGAGTCCGTACGCAACTGGGAGCCAagtaatggatgggctagattcatATGATCCCGTTCAAAGACATTTTAAAAGGTGATGACTGACTGACCGTACACGTGGCTATTTGTACGGCAGACAAACCTTCCAAATCACTGGGGGAGTGGATTCGGgccgtgaccgtggggcccaccttgatgtatgcatcgaatatccacaccgtgcatccgtttttccagcttattttaaggcattggccgaaaaataaagaaaatttaaccgtcaggtggaccacactagttgaaaaaagtgatgattgaatgcctacctttaaaaactttctaggactcgtaataatgtttatttgccatctaagctACCGATAATATTGCACAGACTTGAATTGGACgaagtaaaaatacaaatatgagcTTAATCTAGACTTTTTGCAACTCATAAGAAGTCATTAGCGATTGattgtttcctatcgtgtggatCACCTGAGATTTCATCTGTTTCATTTTCCATATCGtatctcatcatgaggtatgtgttatatccaaaccgtccatccattctacgAGTtcatcctaaggcttgagacaaaaaataagacagatctaaaaatcaagtgactacactgcaaaaagaagtgataaattgaacatccactattaaaacccttttgggggtcactgaagttttggaacAATATAAAATTTAATTTTCCTCTTAATAAtggtacttgtgaccttatgaacagattagatggaaaataaacgttacagtggaccataccaattttttaatggtgaaaaatcatcatcccgctgctatttttagcgtggtctatttaagctttgtatgtgattatttttttaataatgccctaccatgatctaaaataaatagaaaaatattgtGAATATgctaaatacatcatgttggggccacagctttgatctcctttgaaccgtccgtacaacttggagctcgaggagcgtcggtgctcgttttcgcacgacacgtatctcacccgctatatagctgatgtgtgttacaccagccaatccgcttccaagatAGCAATCTGCTTTCGAGATAGCCCCGAGGTCACGACCTGTCGTAGACAACCGAGATAACCGAATAACCTTTACTTACAAGATAACGGCCTTCTCCTGTCGTTGCGAAAGTATTGGTCGTCTCCTTAAAGTCCTGTtcgggagcgtggatttggagccCCTGGAGGATTCTGAActccaggattggaaaccccctagatttgtaATCCTCACCATGTGTTTAGCACCTtaaagtgtgaatcaactttaatccaaaaatatctataggggtttgaatttaaccactaaatcaactttaatatctctaattagtgagatatatcatttttgacactatggttgcaataagcctgctgaaatacaTGCTTtgtctgaaaatgatgaaattccaagtcttggaaagactacaagcacaagatcatgtctgagtgactaaccaacgatttttaatcattgattaataTCGACAATGTTttgatggtgctggacaatgtttggatggtgttgatcatcattagtgggccatgtgtaatAGTGTACAGTGAgacacatgttacacttgcaactattgaaatgattttaggtgtaatccaagctctaactgtggattgcaaacccccttaAAGAAGGGATTAGAAAccccatggatttgaaaccccctagtTACTTTATGCTCCCAAACAAccagggatttgaaaccccctccaatccacggtgccaaacgacccctaagtgcAGTGTGGAATACACTGGCCTTAAATCAAACTGTTTGCATAATGGGCCCATTTTAAGATAGGTCATGCCTGAATTCTTATGATAGGACGATAAGAGCCCGACTAATAGATTTTTGTTAGGACTCTTAGCTAATTCCATTTGATGATGGCCAGATAGACGGGATGATCCACGGGCACATTTTGGGTTGAGCATCTTCCACTGCCGCatacgatttggacggtttggatcgaagGTCGAGACCGACAAGTTCAAAATCCAGACTAAACCAACCAGGCCAGTTGGTCTAATAGCCTAAGTTGACTGTTGACCATTTCTCATTCTGACTGTTCATTTGATGATCACTAATCAGGCAACCGAAATATTCAACCAGTGTGATCCATGGGCTTTGATTGTCAGAAATGAGGCCACTGTTTGAACAGTTGGGATTGAGGTACATTAATCCACGGCAGTGTACATTTCCATATGTGCTTTA
This region includes:
- the LOC131223065 gene encoding dynein light chain 1, cytoplasmic-like codes for the protein MLEGKALVQDTDMPVKMQLQAMTAASQALDLYDVLDCKSIAAHIKKEFDKKYGSGWQCVVGSNFGCFFTHTQGTFIYFCLETLNFLIFKGAS